TTCCCTTCACCGGGGAATCGTCCGCGCTATGCTTGCCCCATGCGTAGGGCCAGTTCCGTTCGAACATGGCGTTGCCCGCCTGGAAGTACTCGCTTACTCCTTCCTCGTTCATCTCGGTATAGACGCTCGCGGGAGAGACTTTATATTTATGGATCAGGTCTGTCATAAATTGGAGAGCCATGATATTGGCCGCGGAGTTCACAATAGGCTTACCCTGCGGATCGAGGAAATTCCCGCCCGCGGACACAAAGTACTCGAGAGCATTGCAAATCAGCCCCTCGTACTTATCGCCCTGCCACAGGAAACCGGCGAAATTGGAATTACCGGCGGCCATTTCGCCAGCCTGTACCTTCGTCGCGATATCCACCAGTTCCTGCCATGTCGCGGGAGGGTTCTTATACCCGTACTTTGTCAGCAGGTCGGTGCGGTAGTACAGCAGTCCGCCGTCCACATACACCGGCAGCGCGATAAACTTACCGTCGACCGTATCCGCGAGCGATATGATACCGCCGTAGAACGGCGATGGGTCGATGCCGTATTCGCCGAGCGACTCGAGCCATCCGGCGGACGCGATCTGTCCGATCCAGCCCACGTCGAGCAGCATCACATCGGGATCGGCCTGGCCGCCGCGTAACGCGACCTGGATGCTCTGGAGACGCTGTTCGGTCTTACTCGCCTGTTCGAGGAGAGTGACCTCGATACCGGTCTTCTCCTTGAACTGCGCGATCACCTTCTTCCAGTACTCCACTTCGTTGGGAGCGCCGCCGACCATAAAGGTCAGCTTCGGAGCGCCGCCGCAGCTTATGAATAAAAACGACGTGAAAATCAACGCTAATAACTTTTTCATACCCTTCACTCCTCGATTGAGATACGTAATGATAAAACAAAAATAGGAATTGTCAACTATGAAGGTGATTTTCGGCAAACAAAATATTCATCGGCGGATAGGAGGGCGAAGCATACCTATTCCACACGGATACATTCGGAAGGGAAAGCCACAGAGACACGGAGAGCACGGAGGGGGAATTGACTTTCATATAGTTATTCTCACTTAATAGGTGGTGTAGATCAATATAATTTAAGTTGACATAAATATGATATATGTTTACTATATACCATATTTATATTGACAAAGAGGGAATATGTCGTTACCGAAAGAAACACGGGAAGAGATTAAG
The sequence above is drawn from the Brevinematales bacterium genome and encodes:
- a CDS encoding extracellular solute-binding protein is translated as MKKLLALIFTSFLFISCGGAPKLTFMVGGAPNEVEYWKKVIAQFKEKTGIEVTLLEQASKTEQRLQSIQVALRGGQADPDVMLLDVGWIGQIASAGWLESLGEYGIDPSPFYGGIISLADTVDGKFIALPVYVDGGLLYYRTDLLTKYGYKNPPATWQELVDIATKVQAGEMAAGNSNFAGFLWQGDKYEGLICNALEYFVSAGGNFLDPQGKPIVNSAANIMALQFMTDLIHKYKVSPASVYTEMNEEGVSEYFQAGNAMFERNWPYAWGKHSADDSPVKG